A part of Brassica rapa cultivar Chiifu-401-42 chromosome A05, CAAS_Brap_v3.01, whole genome shotgun sequence genomic DNA contains:
- the LOC103867174 gene encoding uncharacterized protein At2g37660, chloroplastic isoform X1 produces the protein MAATTTFFRPLLPSNSYKSRAVVDSPFVSVPRSSIPSSSPSLQLRSLVSDDRRKSNGKLRVSVIVSAAATTEPLTVLVTGAGGRTGQIVYKKLKERSDEFVARGLVRTKESKEKIGGEDEVFIGDIRDPSAIAPAVQGIDALVILTSAVPQMKPGFDPSKGGRPEFYFDEGAYPEQRHQWHRQTHMKTVAASPSSFFINSIASVDWIGQKNQIDAAKAAGVKQIVLVGSMGGTNINHPLNSIGNANILVWKRKAEQYLADSGIPYTIIRAGGLQDKEGGIRELLVGKDDELLETETRTIARADVAEVCVQALQLEEAKFKALDLASKPEGTGTPTTDFKALFAQVTTRF, from the exons ATGGCGGCGACGACTACATTCTTCCGTCCATTACTTCCTTCCAACAGTTACAAATCCAGAGCTGTAGTAGACTCACCGTTTGTCTCAGTTCCTCGCTCCTCCATCCCGTCTTCTTCGCCTTCTCTCCAGCTCCGCTCGCTTGTTTCGGATGATCGGAGAAAGTCTAACGGAAAGCTCCGAGTATCAGTCATTGTTTCCGCCGCCGCAACAACTGAACCTCTCACCGTACTCGTTACCGGTGCCGGTGGAAGAACAG GGCAAATTGTGTACAAGAAGTTGAAAGAGAGGTCGGATGAGTTTGTGGCGAGAGGTTTAGTGAGGACGAAAGAGAGCAAGGAGAAGATCGGTGGAGAGGATGAGGTGTTCATCGGAGACATCAGAGATCCTTCAGCCATCGCTCCTGCTGTTCAAGGGATCGATGCTTTGGTCATTCTTACGAGTGCTGTGCCGCAGATGAAACCTGGTTTTGATCCTAGCAAAGGAGGGAGACCTGAGTTTTACTTTGATGAAGGAGCTTATCCTGAACAG CGACACCAATGGCACCGGCAAACACATATGAAAACAGTCGCAGCGTCACCTTCTTCATTTTTCATCAATTCAATTGCTTCA GTTGATTGGATTGGTCAGAAGAATCAGATAGATGCAG CTAAGGCAGCAGGAGTTAAGCAGATTGTTTTGGTCGGGTCGATGGGAGGAACGAACATTAACCACCCCTTGAATAGTATTGGCAATGCGAACATTCTg GTTTGGAAGAGGAAAGCAGAGCAGTACTTAGCTGATTCCGGTATTCCATACACCATCATCAG GGCGGGTGGTTTGCAGGACAAGGAAGGTGGCATTCGAGAGTTACTTGTCGGAAAAGATGACGAGCTTCTTGAGACTGAAACAAGAACAATTGCAAGAGCTGATGTTGCAGAAGTCTGCGTTCAGGCGTTGCAGCTTGAGGAGGCGAAATTCAAAGCACTTGATCTGGCCTCAAAGCCTGAAGGAACAGGCACTCCAACAACGGATTTCAAGGCGCTTTTCGCTCAAGTAACTACTCGGTTCTGA
- the LOC103867171 gene encoding protein FAR-RED ELONGATED HYPOCOTYL 1 isoform X2, with translation MISSKHALNMEVVEMSKKRKFQTDQSELSLLPLSKHACFDNAASSDSINGRSELNSEYSMSCVNSTSMECEDEVEMKEESSGSCSEDKMISFESHLDIIYFSDKDIENIIYLDEEEEEVGEEEAKGCSNTAKFVLSSGRWTVDQDSTQHGTKKPTIDQEFEQYFSTLML, from the exons ATGATCAGTAGTAAACATGCGTTGAATATGGAAGTGGTTGAGATGAGCAAGAAGAGGAAGTTTCAGACAGATCAATCGGAGTTATCATTATTACCTCTGTCGAAGCATGCTTGTTTTGACAATGCCGCTTCTTCCGACAGTATCAATGGGAGATCCGAGCTTAATTCAGAATATTCAATGTCTTGTGTGAACTCGACTTCTATGGAATGTGAAGATGAGGTGGAGATGAAAGAGGAATCATCTGGATCGTGCAGTGAAGACAAGATGATCTCTTTCGAAAGCCATCTCGATATCATCTATTTTTCAGACAAAGACATTGAAAATATTATCTAtcttgatgaagaagaagaagaagtaggagaagaagaagctaaagGATGTAGTAACACTGCTAAATTTGTTCTGTCCTCTGGGAGATGGACTGTTGACCAAG ATTCTACTCAGCATGGCACAAAGAAGCCTACGATCGATCAAGAATTCGAGCAATACTTCTCAACGCTAATGCTGTGA
- the LOC103867174 gene encoding uncharacterized protein At2g37660, chloroplastic isoform X2, whose amino-acid sequence MAATTTFFRPLLPSNSYKSRAVVDSPFVSVPRSSIPSSSPSLQLRSLVSDDRRKSNGKLRVSVIVSAAATTEPLTVLVTGAGGRTGQIVYKKLKERSDEFVARGLVRTKESKEKIGGEDEVFIGDIRDPSAIAPAVQGIDALVILTSAVPQMKPGFDPSKGGRPEFYFDEGAYPEQVDWIGQKNQIDAAKAAGVKQIVLVGSMGGTNINHPLNSIGNANILVWKRKAEQYLADSGIPYTIIRAGGLQDKEGGIRELLVGKDDELLETETRTIARADVAEVCVQALQLEEAKFKALDLASKPEGTGTPTTDFKALFAQVTTRF is encoded by the exons ATGGCGGCGACGACTACATTCTTCCGTCCATTACTTCCTTCCAACAGTTACAAATCCAGAGCTGTAGTAGACTCACCGTTTGTCTCAGTTCCTCGCTCCTCCATCCCGTCTTCTTCGCCTTCTCTCCAGCTCCGCTCGCTTGTTTCGGATGATCGGAGAAAGTCTAACGGAAAGCTCCGAGTATCAGTCATTGTTTCCGCCGCCGCAACAACTGAACCTCTCACCGTACTCGTTACCGGTGCCGGTGGAAGAACAG GGCAAATTGTGTACAAGAAGTTGAAAGAGAGGTCGGATGAGTTTGTGGCGAGAGGTTTAGTGAGGACGAAAGAGAGCAAGGAGAAGATCGGTGGAGAGGATGAGGTGTTCATCGGAGACATCAGAGATCCTTCAGCCATCGCTCCTGCTGTTCAAGGGATCGATGCTTTGGTCATTCTTACGAGTGCTGTGCCGCAGATGAAACCTGGTTTTGATCCTAGCAAAGGAGGGAGACCTGAGTTTTACTTTGATGAAGGAGCTTATCCTGAACAG GTTGATTGGATTGGTCAGAAGAATCAGATAGATGCAG CTAAGGCAGCAGGAGTTAAGCAGATTGTTTTGGTCGGGTCGATGGGAGGAACGAACATTAACCACCCCTTGAATAGTATTGGCAATGCGAACATTCTg GTTTGGAAGAGGAAAGCAGAGCAGTACTTAGCTGATTCCGGTATTCCATACACCATCATCAG GGCGGGTGGTTTGCAGGACAAGGAAGGTGGCATTCGAGAGTTACTTGTCGGAAAAGATGACGAGCTTCTTGAGACTGAAACAAGAACAATTGCAAGAGCTGATGTTGCAGAAGTCTGCGTTCAGGCGTTGCAGCTTGAGGAGGCGAAATTCAAAGCACTTGATCTGGCCTCAAAGCCTGAAGGAACAGGCACTCCAACAACGGATTTCAAGGCGCTTTTCGCTCAAGTAACTACTCGGTTCTGA
- the LOC103867173 gene encoding uncharacterized protein C24B11.05, producing MEIEYPKYDTLLFDLDDTLYPLSSGIARECGQNIKDYMVEKLGIDKSKILELSNSLYKNYGTTMAGLRAIGYDFDYDEYHSYVHGRLPYDNIKPDPILRTILLSLPLRKIIFTNADKLHAVRALERLGLEDCFEGIVCFESLNSTNRDNIHDNNEIFDIITYLSSDHEHSFSGLPKTPIICKPSETAIVKAIEIANIDPKRTLFFEDSVRNIQAGKRVGLSTVLVGTSQRVKCADYAVENIHNLKEALPELWESEAKPETVRYSGKLAVETPVIA from the exons ATGGAGATTGAGTACCCCAAATATGATACTCTTTTATTTG ATCTTGATGATACCCTTTATCCATTGAGCTCTGGGATTGCTAGAGAATGTGGACAGAACATCAAAG ATTACATGGTGGAGAAACTTGGAATCGACAAGAGTAAGATCTTAGAGTTGTCTAATTCACTTTACAAGAATTATGGAACTACCATGGCCGGTCTCCGA GCCATAGGTTATGACTTCGACTATGACGAGTATCACAG TTACGTGCACGGGAGGCTACCTTATGATAACATCAAGCCAGATCCCATTTTAAGAACTATTTTACTTAGCCTGCCTCTTCGAAAGATC ATCTTCACGAACGCTGATAAGTTACACGCAGTTAGAGCCCTAGAGAGGCTAGGGTTAGAAGACTGTTTCGAAGGAATAGTTTGTTTTGAATCATTGAACTCTACTAACCGCGACAACATTCATGACAACAATGAGATCTTCGACATCATCACATACTTATCGTCTGATCATGAACATTCATTCTCCGGTTTGCCTAAAACACCAATTATCTGCAAACCGTCTGAAACCGCGATAGTAAAGGCTATTGAAATCGCCAACATTGACCCTAAAAGAACC TTGTTCTTCGAAGACAGTGTTCGAAACATTCAAGCCGGTAAACGCGTCGGTCTAAGTACCGTTCTG GTGGGGACTTCGCAGAGAGTGAAGTGTGCAGATTATGCGGTTGAGAACATTCATAACCTGAAAGAAGCTTTGCCTGAGCTCTGGGAATCTGAGGCTAAGCCTGAAACAGTTAGGTACTCCGGCAAGCTTGCCGTTGAAACTCCGGTTATAGCGTAA
- the LOC103867171 gene encoding protein FAR-RED ELONGATED HYPOCOTYL 1 isoform X1, which yields MPEEVVVNKKQSGVNSFHDMISSKHALNMEVVEMSKKRKFQTDQSELSLLPLSKHACFDNAASSDSINGRSELNSEYSMSCVNSTSMECEDEVEMKEESSGSCSEDKMISFESHLDIIYFSDKDIENIIYLDEEEEEVGEEEAKGCSNTAKFVLSSGRWTVDQDSTQHGTKKPTIDQEFEQYFSTLML from the exons ATGCCTGAAGAGGTAGTGGTTAACAAGAAGCAATCTGGGGTTAACAG TTTTCATGACATGATCAGTAGTAAACATGCGTTGAATATGGAAGTGGTTGAGATGAGCAAGAAGAGGAAGTTTCAGACAGATCAATCGGAGTTATCATTATTACCTCTGTCGAAGCATGCTTGTTTTGACAATGCCGCTTCTTCCGACAGTATCAATGGGAGATCCGAGCTTAATTCAGAATATTCAATGTCTTGTGTGAACTCGACTTCTATGGAATGTGAAGATGAGGTGGAGATGAAAGAGGAATCATCTGGATCGTGCAGTGAAGACAAGATGATCTCTTTCGAAAGCCATCTCGATATCATCTATTTTTCAGACAAAGACATTGAAAATATTATCTAtcttgatgaagaagaagaagaagtaggagaagaagaagctaaagGATGTAGTAACACTGCTAAATTTGTTCTGTCCTCTGGGAGATGGACTGTTGACCAAG ATTCTACTCAGCATGGCACAAAGAAGCCTACGATCGATCAAGAATTCGAGCAATACTTCTCAACGCTAATGCTGTGA